From Microbacterium rhizosphaerae:
CCACAGCGGCGCCGGGCCCGGCCAGGCGATCACGACGAGCCACGCGACCATCTGCACTGCCACGGCGGGCAGCACCAGCAGGTGGGAGCGGCGTGTCGGATTGCGACTGGACAGCGCACCCATGATCGGCCCGATGCACATGCCGACGACCACGAAGATCGTCGTGATCAGGGATGCCTCGCCCGCGGTCCGGCCTTCGCCGGCGATGAGGAAGGGGAACCCCCACAGCATCACGAAGGCCGTGCCGGCGAACGGCGTCGTGAAGTGCGACCAGAAAGCCAGGCGTGTTCCCGGATGCGACCACGCCTCTCCGATGCTCTGCCGAAGGTCGGCCGAGCTCTTGACCACACGTATCGCGCCGGTGTCGGTGTCGACGGAGACGTCGGCGTCGACCTCTGGCGGGTGGTTCCGGATGACGGCGAAGACCAGGACCGTGAAGAGGGCGCTGAGACCGGCGAGACTGCCGAAGGCGACCTCCCAGCTCGTCGCGTGCAGGAGAGCCGCGATGGGCAGGATCGCGAGGATCTGGCCGCCCTGGCCGACGATCCCGGTCGATTGCACCATGAGCGGAGCACGCTGCGCGGGGAACCACGTCGCGATGACACGGAGCACGCTCGGGAAGACCGCCGCGTCACCGGCGCCCAGCAGCATGCGGGCCGCGATCGCGACGCCGACGTTGGGGGAGAGGGCCATCACGAGCTGGCCGATGGCCATCAGGCCCATGCCGATCGTGATGATCGGGCGGGCTCCGAACCGGTCCAGCATCACGCCGACCGGGATCTGCATCGCGCCGTACACGCCGAGCTGCAGCACCGCGAACATCGCGAGGGTCGACGCATCCGCGTGGAACCGGTCGGAGGCATCGACGCCGACGGCCGAGAGCGACGTGCGGTTGGTCACGGAGAGCACGTAGCCGGCGACGGCGATGCCCCAGATGATCCACATGCGCCACTGGCGCGTGCGTGTCGATGCCGTCGTCATGCGATCACGCCGCCGTCATGCGCAGGGCTGTTCCGCTCCGTGCGCGCCAGGGGGGTGGATGATGCTGTGCGCACCTCTTCATCGTATGGCGGTCCGGGCACGGTCACGGGCGGATCGCGCAGGGGACGTCGTCCACCGGTTGAGTTGACATAATGTGCATTATCGGCGAACGGCCGATCCCGCCCGACGAGGCTGTACGCGGCCCCTCAGGCTCCGACGTACTCAGCGAGGAACTGTCCCGTGAGTGTGGACCGGTCCGCGATGAGGTCGGCGGGCGTGCCCTCGAAGACGACGCGCCCGCCGTCGTGCCCGGCGCCGGGTCCGATGTCGATGATCCAGTCCGCGTGGGCCATGACGGCTTGGTGGTGCTCGATCACGATGACCGACTTGCCGGAGTCGACCAGGCGATCCAGCAGTCCGAGCAGCTGATCGACATCCGCCAGGTGCAGGCCGGAGGTCGGCTCGTCGAGGATGTACACGCCGCCCTTCTCGCCCAGGTGGGTCGCGAGCTTGAGCCGCTGGCGCTCGCCGCCGGACAGGGTCGTCAGCGGTTGACCGATCTGCAGATAGCCGAGACCGACATCCGAGAGACGCGACAGGATCGTGTGCGCTGCCGGCGTCTTCGCCTCGCCGCTCGCGAAGTGCTCGGCGGCCTCGGTGACCGACATCGCAAGCACATCGCTGATGTCTTTGCCGCCGAGTGTGTATTCCAGCACGGAGGCGTCGAACCTTTTGCCCTCGCACACCTCGCAGACGGTCTCGACGGATGCCATCGGTCCGAGGTCCGTCGTGATGAACCCGGCGCCGTTGCAGTTCGGGCACGCGCCCTCGGAGTTCGCGCTGAACAGAGCCGGCTTGACGCCGTTCGCCTTGGCGAACGCCTTGCGGATGGGCTCGAGCATCCCGGTGTACGTCGCGGGGTTGCTGCGCCGCGAACCGCGGATCGCTGACTGGTCGATGGCCACGACGCCGTCGCGGCCGGCGACCGATCCGTGGATGAGCGAGCTCTTGCCCGATCCTGCGACCCCGGTGACGACCGTCAGCACGCCCAGCGGCACATCGACGTCGACATCCTTGAGGTTGTGCGTCGAGGCGCCGCGCACCTCGATGGCGCCCTTGTGGGCTCGCACCGAGGATTTGAGCTGGGCACGGTCATCGAGGTGGCGTCCGGTCACGGTGCCGCTCGCCCGCAGGCCTTCGACGGTGCCCTCGAAGCAGATCTCGCCGCCGGCGGAGCCCGCGCCGGGGCCGAGGTCCACGACATGATCCGCGATCTCGATGGCCTCGGGCTTGTGCTCGACGACCAGCACGGTGTTCCCCTTGTCGCGCAGCTGCTGCAGCAGCTCGTTCATGCGCTGGATGTCGTGCGGGTGCAGCCCGACGGTCGGCTCGTCGAACACGTACGTGATGTCGGTGAGCGACGAGCCGAGGTGGCGGATCATCTTGGTCCGCTGCGCCTCTCCCCCCGACAGGGTCCCGGACGGGCGGTCCAGCGACAGGTAGCCGAGGCCGATGTCGACGAACGAGTCCAGGAGCTGACGGAGCGACGTCAGCAACGGCGCCACCGTGGGCTCGTCCAGCTCCCCCACCCACGCTGCGAGGTCGCTGATCTGCATGGCGAACGCATCCGCGATGCTGATGCCGCGGATCCTCGACGAACGCGCGCCCTCGTTCAGGCGCGTTCCGCCGCACTCCGGGCATGTCGCGAAAGCCACGGCGCGCTCCACGAATGCTCTGATATGCGGCTGGAGGGACTCGACATCCTTCGACAGCATCGATTTCTGGATGCGGGGCACCAATCCCTCGTACGTGAGGTTGATGCCGTTGATCTTGACCTTCGTGGGCTGCCTGTAGAGGAAGTCGTGCAGCTCCTTCTCGCTGTACTCCCCGATCGGCTTGCTCGCGTCGACGAAGCCGGACTCGGCGTACAGCCGCACCGACCACCCGCCCGCCGTGTAACCCGGGATGGTGATCGCTCCTTCGTTCAGCGACTTCGTCGCGTCGAAGAGCTGGTGGATGTCGACATCCGACACGGTTCCCATGCCCTCGCAGCGCGGGCACATGCCCCCGGTCTGGCTGAACGTGCGCCGGGTCGTGACGCCGCCGATGGTGATCGCGCCCTTGCCCTGCACCGTCGGGATGTTGAAGGAGAACGCCTGCGGCGACCCGACGAACGGCTCGCCGAGACGGCTGAAGAGGATCCGGAGCAGGGCGTTCGCATCCGTCACCGTGCCGACCGTGGATCGCGCGTTCGCGCCCATCCGCTCCTGATCCACGAGGATCGCCGTGGTGATCCCCTCGAGCACGTCGACATCGGGGCGTGCGAGCGTGGGCATGAAGCCCTGCACGAAGGCGCTGTACGTCTCGTTGATGAGCCGCTGCGACTCGGCGGCGATCGTGGCGAACACCAGCGAGCTCTTCCCCGAGCCCGAGACGCCCGTGAAGACGGTCAGGCGGCGCTTGGGGATCGAGAGGCTGACGTTCTTGAGGTTGTGCTCGCGTGCACCCTCCACCCTGATCCACGCATGGGCGTCTGCGGCGATGTCCGTGGCCATGCGGTTCACTCTAGGGGCGAGGTCCGACGCGCACTTCTCCGATCCTGCGCACGACGATCCGGCTGAGGGCGGATCAGTTCGGACGCACCTCGCCGAGCGCGCCGATGATGAGGCGCACCGAGTTGTCGTCGCGCAGCACGGTGAACAGCGTGTGGGTGCAGCTCCGGCACCGCACGATGGCGGCGTCGTCATCCATTTCGACGACGGCCTCGGCGAAGACCGCGACGGCATCGCATCGCCTGCACGTCCCGACGAACATCGTCGCGTCCCCCGTGAACACCTCCGAGAGGAGGCCCGCGACCGCGTTCCCGTCGACGACCGACTGCTCGTCGTGCTCGCTCATGAGGCCCCTCCGAATCGCTCGGTGCGGATGCGACCCGGAGAATGACCCAGCTCGACGAGCGCATCCGCGACATGCTCGACGAACCCCGTCGGACCGCAGACGTAGACCAGCGGGTTCTGCTCGACGGGCCAGACGGATGCACGCAGGAGCACGCCATCCACGCGTCCGACGCTGCCTTCCCAACCGGCCGGCGCGGCGCGGGTGTACGCCCACGTGACCTGCACTCCCCCGTCCGCGGCGCCCCGCGTCAACTCATCGCGATATATCGCGTCTTCGCTCCGGCGCACGGAGTACAGCAGGCGCAAGGATGCGGCGGCCCCCGCGTCCGTCGCGGCGCGCGCGATGGCGACCAACGGCACGACTCCCGAGCCGCCCGCGATGAGCTGCACCGGCCCGGGGTCGTCCGGATGCCAGACGAAGTAGCCGCCGAGCGGGCCTTTGACCTCCAGCTCGTCCCCCGGCTGGACATCGCGGACGAGATAGGGCGACACCTCGCCGTCCGGGACCTCGTCGACCGCGACCTCGACCTCGGTGGCATCGCCGTACGACGCGAGCGAATAGGAGCGCACGGCCTGGTAGCCGTCCTCAGCCGTCAGGCGGAGGTCGATGTGCTGGCCGGCCACGCTTCCCGGCCACCCGGGGACCTCGAGACGCAGCACGCGCGCCGAAGGCGTCGCCGCGGATGCACTCGCCACGCGGGCAGCGCGCCAGTCCCCTGCGATCACCAGTACCGCTCCTCCGTCCACGGGTCGCCGTGCATGTTGTATCCGTTCTGCTCCCAGAAGCCCGGCGCGTCCTGCTGCATCAGCGTCAGCCCGTGGACCCACTTGGCGCTCTTCCAGAAGTACAGGTGCGGCACGAGCAGTCGGGCCGGTCCGCCGTGCTCGGGATCGAGCGGTGCACCGTCGAACTCGAAGGCGACCCACGCGCGGCCGTCGCGCATCTCGGCGAGGGGGACGTTGGTCGTGTACCCGCCGTAGGAATGGGCCATCGCGTACGAGGCCGTGCTGTCCACCCCCGCGAGCAGCGTGTCGATGGAGACGCCCCGCCAAGAGGTGCCGAGCTTCGACCAGCGCGTCACGCAGTGGATGTCCGTGTGGACGTCCTCGACACCGAGCGCGACGAACTCGTCCCACGTCCACTGTGCGAGAAGCTCCGACCCCTCGCGGATCTCGAATCGCCACGCCGCGCGATCGATGCGCGGCGTAGGGCCGGCGGACAGCACCGGGAAGTCCTCGGTGAGGTACTGCCCGGGCGGCAGATGCGGATCGCTCTCCCGGCGGCGGGCGCCGAACCCTCGTGACACGACAGCCATGGCAGACCCTCCTCGACTCGCGGCGTCGCCGCACGCTCACCGTAGCGCGGCCCGCGGTTCGGCGGAACCGGCGGACGCCCTCGCACAAAGGGGCGGCGCGCCGACACGCGCGGCAACGAAGATCCCGCGTCGCACGATAGCGCTATGGTTAGCGCAGTTCCGTGTTCAGCAATCTCTCAGGGAAGGGATCCTCATGTCTGATCTCACCGCGGATGAGAAGTCTGCCGTCAACGGCCTGCGCACCGCGCTCGGCATCGGCGGCATCCTCGCCATCCTCCTCGGCCTCGCCATCCTCGTCTGGCCGGCCAAGTCCGCTTCGGTCGTCACGATCCTGATCGCGATCTACGCGATCGTGGGCGGCCTCGTCTATGCCGGTCTCGGCATCTTCTCGCGCGGGATGCGGGCGTGGCCGCGTATCGGGCACATCGTGCTCGGCATCGTGTTCATCGTGGCCGGTGTCATCGCGTTCGCGAACCTCAACCAGGCGACGCTCTGGCTGGCGTTCTTCATCGGCATCCTCGTCGGCGTCATGTGGATCGTCGAGGGCATCGTCTCGCTGACGACCCTCGGCGACGCGGCCTCGAAGGTCTGGACGATCATCTTCGCGATCATCAGCATCATCGCGGGCATCTTCCTGATCTTCTCGCCCGTGTGGGGAGCGGCGATCCTCTGGTGGATCCTCGGCATCGCGCTGATCGTCCTCGGGATCATCAACCTCGTTCGCGCGTTCACGTTCGCACGCAAGGTCTGATCCAGGCGTCGCGAGACGGGCGTCCGGGAAGCACTCCCGGACGCCCGTCTCGCATTCCCGACCCCCGAGTCCCGGAGAGGCTGCCTATGTCCATCGCACCGGAGAGCGGCCCGGTCGCCGTGAACCGCATCCGCAGATCCCTCGGCGTCGGCGGCGTGATCGCCGTCATCGCCGGGATCCTGATCCTGTCGTGGCCGGGGAAGACGATCCTCGTCGTCGCGGCCATCGTCGCGTGTTACGCCATCGCCGCCGGCCTCGTGTACCTTGCGATCGGCATCTTCTCGCGCAAGACCCGCGGCTGGGCGCGGCTCGGACACATCGTGCTGTCGCTGCTCTGCCTCGTCGTCGGTGCCATAGCCCTGTTCAACCTGACGTCGCCGAACGGATCGCCGCTGCGGCTGCTCGGCATCCTCATCGGCATCATGTGGATCGTCGAGGGAATCGTCTCGCTGTCGACCCTGGGCGATGCGCCGTCACGCGGCTGGTCGATCGCGTTCGCCATTCTGAGCGTCGTCGCCGGGATCGTCGTGCTGGTCGCACCCATCGCCGCGACGCTCGCGCTGTGGTGGGTGCTCGGGGTGCTGCTCGTGGTCCTGGGGATCATGAACATCGTGCGCGCGTTCACGATCCGAACCGCGTTCTGACGCGTTGCTCAGGCGGTGGGCACCTGCGACACGAGCATCTGCATGAGCTGGTTCATGAACGTGAACATCCACACCATCCCCACGATGAGGCTGACGGCCTGGATGGCGAGGAACACGACGAGCGGCGCAGCCCCGCGTCCCCCGCGACGGCTGACGACCGCGGTGCGGCCGATGACGTAGACCCACGCCGACAGGAACAGCCACGCCCAGTGGAACGGGCGCACGAAGCCGCGCGCCTCGAGCTCGCGGACGTCCCGATACCCGAACCAGACGCTCACGCCGTACGTGGCGAGTCCCACGAGCAGCAGCAGGAAGTACGCGGGTGTGAAGACCGAGGTCAGCTCCCACTGCAGGATCGCGTGGGAGTCGGGAGCCGAGTTCTCCGTGGCGATGACACGGACGAGGGAACTCATGCCGGACGTCATCTGGGCGAGGTAGATCAGCGAGGCGAGCCCGGAGAGGATCGGCACGAGAACGATGAGCCAGATCCACCCGCCGAGGTCCCGGGCGCGACACGCCCGGGCGGCGCGAGCGGCGCCTGGGGCACCGGAATCCCGTCGACCCATCGCGCGCCGTCCCACCAGCGCAGGGTTCCCGAGGCGTCCGGGTACCAGCCGGCCGGCGCGCTCATGACGCGCTCCCGACCGGCAGGTGGCGCGACCACCAGTCCACCACGGCATCGAAGCGCTGCACGCGGTGCCGAGGCTGGCCGCCGCGGGTCAGCTCGTGATTCTCGCCGGGGAAGATGAGCATCTCGGCGTCGACGCCGCTGCGCTTCAGCGCGGCGTAGTACCGCGTCGCCTGCTCGAGCGGGCACCGGAAGTCGAGCTCGGAATGCAGCACGAGGGTGGGAGTGGCCACGCGGTCGACGACGGCCATCGGGCTCTGGCGGGAGATGTCGTCGGGCGCGACCCCGACGTACTCGTCGCCGAAGAACGTGCCGATGTCGCTCGTGCCCTGGAAGGTCGCCGGGTCGAGGAAGCCGCGCTCGACGATGGCACCGGCGAACCGGTGGTCGTGAGCGATCACCCACGCGGTGAGATATCCGCCGTACGAACCCCCCATGACCCCGGCGCGAGCGCCGTCGATGCGCTCGTCGGATGCGACAGCGCCCTCGAAGAAGTCGATGACATCGGCGAAGTCGACGGTGCCCATGGCTTGACGGATGGCCCGGCCGTGGTCGCGCCCGTAACCGGCGGATCCGCGCGGGTTGCAGTACACGACCGCGTATCCGGCATCCACGAGCACCTGGGTCTCGTCGAACAGGTGCACGCCGTAGGCGGCGTACGGACCGCCGTGGATCTGCAGGATGACCGGGAACGGCCCATCGCCCGCGGGTGCCGCGACCCAGCCGTGGATCGGGTATCCGTCGCGGCCCGTCACGGTGAGCTCGCGCGGATCCGCGATGCCGGCCGATCGTGCGGCCTCCCCGAACGAGGTGAGGGCGCCATGACCGGCGAGCACGAGCTCGCCGAACGAGTCGGGTCCGGCGACGGCGGCGAGGATGCGGTCTCCCCCGGCTCCGTGGCCGGTGACTTCGACGTCGCCGCCGAGGACCGTGGACACCCCACCGTCGCGCGTCACCCGGACGAGCTCCACGCGTCCGCGCGCGCGGTGCTGCACCAGGAAGTCCGAGCCGACGAAGCCGATGTGGCTCCCCACCTCGCCGAGGTCGAGCGTCTCGGGGTCGGTCAGGCGTCGCGGACCCGTCGTCTCGACGATCCACAGCGCGGTCGCAGGCGCAACGAAATCGACGCCTCCGGGACCGACGTCGCCGGCGAGCAGGGCGATGGTGCCGTCGGGGCCGACGGCGACCTCGTCGACCGACAGATTCTCGGCACGGCCGACGACCTCGCGCACCCCGGATCCGTCGACCCGCAGCGCGAGGACGGGCGTGCGCAGATCGGGCTCGCGGTCCTCGATCTCGCCCGCGATCGTGAGCACCTCCCAGCCGTCGGCGGTGAAGGCCACGCCGGCGTGCGACACGTCCCCGGAGGTGAGCTGACGCGGCTCGGCTTGGACGAGGCGCCGGCCGGGGCCGTCCGTGTCGTCGGCGCGGACCGCTGCTGCCGGCTCGTAGAAGGGCTCCGCGTCGAGGTCGGGAGCCGCGATCACGAAGACGTGGGCCGGACGGTCAGCGATGTAGCCGAGTCCATTCGCGTGCCAGCGGATGCCGGTGACCCGCCGCGGCGCCTCGGCCGCCGCATCCAGACCCTCCACGGTGCCGTAGCGGCCGTTCTCGGGCACGCGGGCGACGAACGCCAGCATCCCGCCGTCCGGCGACCACGCGAACTCCGAGACGCTCGCTGCGGCATCCGTGGCCTGGACGGGCTCGCCCCCGGTCGCGGCGACGACGAAGACCTGGGCCCGCCCCTTGCCGTCGGCACGGAGGAACGCGATGCGGTCGCCGTCGGGAGACAGCCGCGGCGAAGAGTCGGCGACGCCGCGGGTGAGGCGGCGGGGCTGCCCGTCCGGCAGTCCGACGCGCCACAGCTGCCCGACGGAGCGATTCGCCTCGATGTCGGGGCGCGAGGTCGCGAACACGGCGAACGATCCGTCGGGGGCGACCTGCGGACGGCCGACCGAGATGAGCGTCTCGATGTCCTCAGCGCGCACGGGTCACTCCGCGACGAACGAGCTCGTGTCGCCCACGAGACGCGTATTGTCCTCGGGGATGGGCTCCACGGCGGCACGGGCGACCTCGGCGGCGAACTCGGCCACGTTGTACAGCCGCCCCGCTTCCTCGCGGCGGTACGAGAGGGCACCGGGGTTCGCGCGCTCGAGGAGCGTCGCGGTGATCGTGCCCTCGATCATGTCGCCGGAGACGACGACGAACTCGACGCCCGCCTCCGTGAGAGCGGGGATCCGCTCGCGCAGGGCGTCCTCGCCGGCGCGCTTCGACAGTGCCACCGGCTCGTACTCCGGCATCGTCGGAGTGGTGCGGATGAAGTGCGCCTGGTGGCTCGTCACGAAGACGACGCGTGAGCCCGGCGGCATGAGGGGCAGCGCCGCGCCGAGCACGCGCAGCTGCGCGTCGCGGTTCAGCTGGAGCGCGTAGTCCTCGGCCATGCCGCTCTCCATACCCCCCGAGGCGTTGAGCACGAGGATGTCGAGCTTGCGGAACAGCTGCTCGATCTGGGCGATCATGCCGCCGACCGAGATCGGGTCCGTGAGGTCGGCGCCGACGACGAGGGCCTGGACGCCCTTCTCCCGCAGCTCCGCGGCGAGCTTCTCCGCGCGCGGAGCCTTGTTGCGGTAGTTGATGACGACGTTGGCGCCGGCCTCGGCCAGGTAGCGGACGGTGTCGGCGCCGATGCCGCGGGAGGAGCCCGTGACGAGCGCGACCTTGCCGTCGAGCGAGCCGGGTTCGAGGATGGTCGGCGAGTCGGTCACGGAGTCTCCTGTCGTGCGTCCCGCCCTGGTGAGCGGGCGGATGCGTCTTCCCGCCGAGGTCTCGCGGGGTACGGATCGACCCTACCAATCGGGCTCTCGACTGGTTGTCCCCAGGCACGGATCCCGCGCCCTGACGCACGTGTAGTGTTCAGACCAGGAGGTCGTCATGGAGTTCATCACTGCCGTGGCGCAGTTCGCATGGATCGGCTGGATCGTCCTGATCGCCGTGTTCCTGGTGATCGAGATGCTCACGCTCGACTTCACGTTCCTGATGCTCGCGATCGGCAGCGTCGCGGGACTCGCTGTGGATCTGTTCGGCGCGCCGATCTGGCTGCAGGTTCTCGTCGCCGCCGTCGTGGCCGCGCTGCTCATCTTCGGCCTCCGTCCGCCGTTGCTCAGGCGCCTGCGGCGCGGCGAGGACCCCACACCGACGAACGTGGCAGCGCTCATCGGCATGGCGGGCCAGGTCGTGTCGACGGTCACCGCGCTCGGCGGGCTGGCGAAGCTCTCCAATGGCGAGACCTGGACAGCACGCGCCACCGCATCCGCATCCGAGATCCAGGTGGGCGCACCGGTCCGCGTCGACCGCATCGACGGCGCCATCGCATACGTGACGGCGGTCCCCGCAGTATCCGCGCCCCCGGAGGTCGACGCATGAACGCTGCAGCTGTCATCCCCACGGCGATCGGCTGGTTCCTCGCCCTGGCCATCGTCATCTTCGTCATCGTCGTGATCTTCCGGTCCGTCCGGATCATCCCCCAGGCGACGGCCGGCATCGTCGAGCGGCTCGGCCGGTACCACAAGACCCTCTCCCCCGGTCTGAATCTCCTCATTCCCTTCATCGACAGGCTCCGGCCTCTGCTCGACATGCGCGAGCAAGTCGTCTCCTTTCCGCCTCAGCCGGTGATCACCGAAGACAACCTCGTCGTTTCCATCGACACGGTCGTCTACTTCCAGGTGACCGATGCGCGGGCGGCGACGTACGAGATCGCCAACTATCTCGGTGCGGTCGAACAGCTCACGACGACCACGCTGCGCAACGTGGTCGGCGGGCTGAATCTCGAGCAGGCGCTGACCAGCCGCGACGAGATCAACGGACAGCTCCGGATCGTGCTCGACGAGGCCACCGGCAAGTGGGGCATCCGCGTCTCGCGGGTGGAGCTGAAGGCGATCGACCCTCCCCACAGCATCCAGGACTCGATGGAGAAGCAGATGCGTGCGGAGCGTGACCGGCGCGCCCTCATCCTCACCGCGGAGGGCACGAAGCAGTCCGCGATCCTGGAGGCGGAGGGGCATCGGCAGGCCGTGATCCTGAGCGCCGAAGGCGACAAGCAGGCCGCGGTGCTCCGCGCCGAGGGCGAGGCGAAGGCCATCGAGACCGTGTTCAACGCGATCCACGTCGGAAACCCCGACGACAAACTGCTCGCCTACCAGTACCTGCAGACACTGCCCAAGATCGCCGACAGTGCATCGAGCAAGCTGTGGATCATCCCCAGCGAGTTCACGGAGGCGCTGAAGGGGCTGTCCGGCGCCTTCATCGGCAAGGGAGCCGACAACACTCCCTCGGCTCCCCTCTCCCCGGTCGGCGACGTCGACCCGGTCACCTTCGCCCCGAGTCGGTCGACCGCACCGTCGCGCGCCGTGACCGCCGATTTCGCGGATGCCCCGCAGATCCCTCCTGCCCCTGCAGCCGCGCCCGACGACTCGACCCCGTGACGCATCCTTGGTTCGCGGACGCCTCCCGGCCGCGGATCCTCGCGCATCGCGGACTCGTGACGCCCGAAGACTCCGTGGTCGGGATCGCCGAGAACTCCTTCGCCGCGGTGGCCGCGGCCCACGCTGCGGGCGCGACGTATGTCGAGTCTGACTGCCACCTGACCGCCGACGGCACGGTGGTGCTGTTCCACGACGACACGCTGACCCGGGTCACGGGCGACCCCAGGCGGATCGCGGAGGTGGAGCTCCGCGAGCTCGAAGATCTCATGGCCTCGCGAGGTGGGCTCATCACGCTGACCCACGCACTCGAGGCGTTCCCGGCCGTGCGCTTCAACCTCGATGCGAAGGCCGACGGCGTCGAGGAGCAGATGGCGCGCGACATCACGCCCCACGCCGAGCGGGTGCTGGTCGCGAGCTTCTCCGACCAGCGCCGCATCCGGGTGCTCCGCGCCGTCGCGGCATCGGGCCGCGGCATCCTCCCGGCGACCTCCGCGGGCGCCCGCACGATCGCCCGCG
This genomic window contains:
- a CDS encoding MFS transporter produces the protein MTTASTRTRQWRMWIIWGIAVAGYVLSVTNRTSLSAVGVDASDRFHADASTLAMFAVLQLGVYGAMQIPVGVMLDRFGARPIITIGMGLMAIGQLVMALSPNVGVAIAARMLLGAGDAAVFPSVLRVIATWFPAQRAPLMVQSTGIVGQGGQILAILPIAALLHATSWEVAFGSLAGLSALFTVLVFAVIRNHPPEVDADVSVDTDTGAIRVVKSSADLRQSIGEAWSHPGTRLAFWSHFTTPFAGTAFVMLWGFPFLIAGEGRTAGEASLITTIFVVVGMCIGPIMGALSSRNPTRRSHLLVLPAVAVQMVAWLVVIAWPGPAPLWLLIGLAVALAMGGPASMIAFDHARTHNPSHRLSTATGITNVGGFLSALVAIFLIGLALDLQGAGTPATYSLDAFRIAFLTQVPLWMIGIFFIVLERRRTRVRMGLHTPRRRP
- a CDS encoding excinuclease ABC subunit UvrA, encoding MATDIAADAHAWIRVEGAREHNLKNVSLSIPKRRLTVFTGVSGSGKSSLVFATIAAESQRLINETYSAFVQGFMPTLARPDVDVLEGITTAILVDQERMGANARSTVGTVTDANALLRILFSRLGEPFVGSPQAFSFNIPTVQGKGAITIGGVTTRRTFSQTGGMCPRCEGMGTVSDVDIHQLFDATKSLNEGAITIPGYTAGGWSVRLYAESGFVDASKPIGEYSEKELHDFLYRQPTKVKINGINLTYEGLVPRIQKSMLSKDVESLQPHIRAFVERAVAFATCPECGGTRLNEGARSSRIRGISIADAFAMQISDLAAWVGELDEPTVAPLLTSLRQLLDSFVDIGLGYLSLDRPSGTLSGGEAQRTKMIRHLGSSLTDITYVFDEPTVGLHPHDIQRMNELLQQLRDKGNTVLVVEHKPEAIEIADHVVDLGPGAGSAGGEICFEGTVEGLRASGTVTGRHLDDRAQLKSSVRAHKGAIEVRGASTHNLKDVDVDVPLGVLTVVTGVAGSGKSSLIHGSVAGRDGVVAIDQSAIRGSRRSNPATYTGMLEPIRKAFAKANGVKPALFSANSEGACPNCNGAGFITTDLGPMASVETVCEVCEGKRFDASVLEYTLGGKDISDVLAMSVTEAAEHFASGEAKTPAAHTILSRLSDVGLGYLQIGQPLTTLSGGERQRLKLATHLGEKGGVYILDEPTSGLHLADVDQLLGLLDRLVDSGKSVIVIEHHQAVMAHADWIIDIGPGAGHDGGRVVFEGTPADLIADRSTLTGQFLAEYVGA
- a CDS encoding DUF6510 family protein; this translates as MSEHDEQSVVDGNAVAGLLSEVFTGDATMFVGTCRRCDAVAVFAEAVVEMDDDAAIVRCRSCTHTLFTVLRDDNSVRLIIGALGEVRPN
- a CDS encoding FAD-binding oxidoreductase — encoded protein: MIAGDWRAARVASASAATPSARVLRLEVPGWPGSVAGQHIDLRLTAEDGYQAVRSYSLASYGDATEVEVAVDEVPDGEVSPYLVRDVQPGDELEVKGPLGGYFVWHPDDPGPVQLIAGGSGVVPLVAIARAATDAGAAASLRLLYSVRRSEDAIYRDELTRGAADGGVQVTWAYTRAAPAGWEGSVGRVDGVLLRASVWPVEQNPLVYVCGPTGFVEHVADALVELGHSPGRIRTERFGGAS
- a CDS encoding sulfite oxidase-like oxidoreductase gives rise to the protein MAVVSRGFGARRRESDPHLPPGQYLTEDFPVLSAGPTPRIDRAAWRFEIREGSELLAQWTWDEFVALGVEDVHTDIHCVTRWSKLGTSWRGVSIDTLLAGVDSTASYAMAHSYGGYTTNVPLAEMRDGRAWVAFEFDGAPLDPEHGGPARLLVPHLYFWKSAKWVHGLTLMQQDAPGFWEQNGYNMHGDPWTEERYW
- a CDS encoding HdeD family acid-resistance protein — translated: MSDLTADEKSAVNGLRTALGIGGILAILLGLAILVWPAKSASVVTILIAIYAIVGGLVYAGLGIFSRGMRAWPRIGHIVLGIVFIVAGVIAFANLNQATLWLAFFIGILVGVMWIVEGIVSLTTLGDAASKVWTIIFAIISIIAGIFLIFSPVWGAAILWWILGIALIVLGIINLVRAFTFARKV
- a CDS encoding HdeD family acid-resistance protein, which gives rise to MSIAPESGPVAVNRIRRSLGVGGVIAVIAGILILSWPGKTILVVAAIVACYAIAAGLVYLAIGIFSRKTRGWARLGHIVLSLLCLVVGAIALFNLTSPNGSPLRLLGILIGIMWIVEGIVSLSTLGDAPSRGWSIAFAILSVVAGIVVLVAPIAATLALWWVLGVLLVVLGIMNIVRAFTIRTAF
- a CDS encoding DUF2510 domain-containing protein; the encoded protein is MSAPAGWYPDASGTLRWWDGARWVDGIPVPQAPLAPPGRVAPGTSAGGSGSSFSCRSSPGSPR
- a CDS encoding S9 family peptidase, encoding MRAEDIETLISVGRPQVAPDGSFAVFATSRPDIEANRSVGQLWRVGLPDGQPRRLTRGVADSSPRLSPDGDRIAFLRADGKGRAQVFVVAATGGEPVQATDAAASVSEFAWSPDGGMLAFVARVPENGRYGTVEGLDAAAEAPRRVTGIRWHANGLGYIADRPAHVFVIAAPDLDAEPFYEPAAAVRADDTDGPGRRLVQAEPRQLTSGDVSHAGVAFTADGWEVLTIAGEIEDREPDLRTPVLALRVDGSGVREVVGRAENLSVDEVAVGPDGTIALLAGDVGPGGVDFVAPATALWIVETTGPRRLTDPETLDLGEVGSHIGFVGSDFLVQHRARGRVELVRVTRDGGVSTVLGGDVEVTGHGAGGDRILAAVAGPDSFGELVLAGHGALTSFGEAARSAGIADPRELTVTGRDGYPIHGWVAAPAGDGPFPVILQIHGGPYAAYGVHLFDETQVLVDAGYAVVYCNPRGSAGYGRDHGRAIRQAMGTVDFADVIDFFEGAVASDERIDGARAGVMGGSYGGYLTAWVIAHDHRFAGAIVERGFLDPATFQGTSDIGTFFGDEYVGVAPDDISRQSPMAVVDRVATPTLVLHSELDFRCPLEQATRYYAALKRSGVDAEMLIFPGENHELTRGGQPRHRVQRFDAVVDWWSRHLPVGSAS
- a CDS encoding SDR family oxidoreductase gives rise to the protein MTDSPTILEPGSLDGKVALVTGSSRGIGADTVRYLAEAGANVVINYRNKAPRAEKLAAELREKGVQALVVGADLTDPISVGGMIAQIEQLFRKLDILVLNASGGMESGMAEDYALQLNRDAQLRVLGAALPLMPPGSRVVFVTSHQAHFIRTTPTMPEYEPVALSKRAGEDALRERIPALTEAGVEFVVVSGDMIEGTITATLLERANPGALSYRREEAGRLYNVAEFAAEVARAAVEPIPEDNTRLVGDTSSFVAE